One window from the genome of Eucalyptus grandis isolate ANBG69807.140 chromosome 7, ASM1654582v1, whole genome shotgun sequence encodes:
- the LOC104454210 gene encoding patatin-like protein 6 has product MNCETEGVPMASNNNNSSEMQEEPSIDTDKLSYEIFSILESKFLFGYDDHKLWVPKQIDPKPAADHNDLSSIKNQRGKICILALDGGGMRGILPGKALAYLEHALKSKSGNPDASIADYFDVAAGTGVGGIFTAMLFATKDHSRPLFRADDTWRFLADHGRKFYRSQPASKSGGFLRRLLRGGSAGSTASATAALERLVRDSFSDGAGRELTLRDTLKPVLLPCYDLTSSAPLLFSRADALERDGFDFRLWEVCRATSAEPGVLEPVQMRSVDGRTRCVAVGGGLAMSNPAAAAITHVLHNKQEFPFVRGMEDLLVLSLGTGQLLDVSYDYDKVKAWKARDWARPVARISGDGSADLVDHAVAMAFAQCRGGGNYVRIQANGPSIGRCGPNVDTDWSPNNVKMLTGIAEEMLKQKNVESVLFGGKRISEQSNFEKLDWFAGELVQEHQRRSCRIAPTVAFKQAVPKPT; this is encoded by the exons ATGAACTGTGAGACCGAGGGCGTTCCGATGGCGAGCAATAACAATAATTCATCGGAGATGCAGGAAGAGCCGAGCATCGACACCGACAAGCTCAGCTACGAGATCTTCTCGATCCTGGAGAGCAAGTTCCTCTTCGGCTACGACGACCACAAGCTCTGGGTCCCCAAACAAATCGACCCGAAACCCGCCGCCGACCATAACGACCTCTCCTCCATCAAGAACCAGCGAGGCAAAATCTGCATCCTCGCCCTCGACGGCGGCGGCATGCGGGGCATCCTCCCCGGCAAGGCCCTCGCCTACCTGGAGCACGCCCTCAAGTCGAAGTCCGGCAACCCGGACGCCAGCATCGCCGACTACTTCGACGTCGCCGCGGGCACCGGCGTCGGCGGCATCTTCACCGCCATGCTCTTCGCCACCAAGGACCACAGCCGCCCTCTCTTCCGCGCCGACGACACGTGGAGGTTCCTGGCCGACCACGGGCGGAAGTTCTACCGCTCGCAGCCCGCGTCCAAATCGGGCGGGTTCCTGCGGAGGCTCCTGCGGGGGGGCTCGGCCGGCTCGACGGCGTCGGCGACGGCCGCGCTGGAGAGGCTCGTGAGGGATTCCTTCAGCGACGGGGCGGGGAGGGAACTGACGCTGAGAGACACGCTGAAGCCGGTCCTGCTGCCGTGCTACGACCTGACGAGCTCGGCGCCGCTCCTGTTCTCGCGCGCCGACGCGCTGGAGAGGGACGGGTTCGACTTCCGGCTCTGGGAGGTGTGCCGGGCCACGTCGGCGGAGCCCGGCGTGCTGGAGCCGGTGCAGATGAGGTCGGTGGACGGGCGGACGCGGTGCGTGGCGGTGGGAGGGGGGCTGGCGATGAGCaacccggcggcggcggcgatcacGCACGTGCTGCACAACAAGCAGGAGTTCCCGTTCGTGCGGGGGATGGAGGACCTGCTGGTGCTGTCGCTGGGGACGGGCCAGCTCCTGGACGTGAGCTACGACTACGACAAGGTCAAGGCCTGGAAGGCCCGGGACTGGGCCCGGCCCGTGGCCCGGATATCCGGCGACGGGTCGGCGGACCTGGTCGACCACGCGGTGGCCATGGCGTTCGCCCAGTGCAGGGGCGGCGGCAATTACGTGCGGATTCAG GCAAATGGGCCCAGCATTGGTCGTTGTGGACCGAATGTTGATACAGACTGGAGTCCTAACAATGTAAAGATGCTGACAGGGATAGCAGAGGAGATGCTGAAGCAGAAGAATGTTGAATCGGTGCTGTTCGGTGGCAAGAGAATCTCAGAACAGAGTAACTTCGAGAAGCTCGACTGGTTCGCCGGAGAACTTGTGCAGGAGCACCAGAGGAGGAGTTGCCGAATTGCTCCCACTGTTGCTTTCAAGCAAGCTGTTCCTAAACCCACCTAA
- the LOC104454211 gene encoding tyrosine-specific transport protein isoform X1 — MTAFGGPTPLDIWSSSGIFPPATTIQVQSLSLSLMATPVQFMPLSSCTVNSGEQAHSYTICLLPWLTPRRRRNAKSSGDAMALCHSSSSSHHFIRQRISRFHRAKKEDHDPPWPRAKPARAKQESEAVEVAEEGSEKKGTIAGAVALIVGTSIGSGILALPKKAAPAGLFPSSVCMILCWAFLLIEALLLVEINAKMWRRKKKIKKGGEYELEIISIRTMAQETLGKWGGGFATVTYVFLGYTSMVAYCSKSGEILFHLINLPASFAGFFFTALFALLISVGGTTATDKVNQWLTASMIGLLVAIEALAVVLGGWSGFGGNGDWEKVPATIPVMIFSLVYHDAAPVICAYLGGDLKRIRNSVLLGSTIPLLALLIWDTIALALLNDANRDSDPLDLLLSVRWSGVPLMVEAFSLLAIGTSLVGTLLGFSEFFKEQFTNYELQSPSVQILQEPKEVFGVRKWWDRKKISFASVAMVVAPSILVSTTIPDAFSAATDIAGGYCMTMLYGVLPPAMAWAMHHSEECDDTEKDGLSRAKPALVGVGLFACGIVMEQVLQDVLAFIYQ, encoded by the exons ATGACGGCTTTCGGGGGTCCCACTCCCCTAGATATTTGGAGCTCCTCCGGCATATTTCCTCCGGCTACGACCATTCAagtccaatctctctctctctctctcatggccaCACCAGTACAATTCATGCCTCTCTCTTCGTGTACAGTCAATTCCGGCGAGCAAGCGCACTCGTACACTATCTGTCTTCTTCCATGGCTGACTCCTCGCCGTCGTCGGAACGCGAAATCGTCCGGTGACGCAATGGCTCTTTGCCATTCGTCTTCCTCTTCCCACCACTTCATAAGGCAGAGGATAAGTCGCTTCCACCGCGCGAAGAAGGAGGACCACGACCCGCCATGGCCGCGGGCGAAACCCGCTCGCGCGAAGCAGGAGAGCGAAGCCGTGGAGGTTGCGGAAGAAGGGTCGGAGAAGAAGGGAACGATCGCTGGTGCTGTTGCTCTGATAGTCGGTACTAGCATCGGCTCAGGAATACTCGCACTCCCTAAGAAGGCTGCCCCTGCT GGACTGTTTCCAAGTTCAGTATGTATGATCTTGTGTTGGGCGTTTCTCTTGATTGAAGCGCTTTTGCTTGTGGAGATCAATGCGAAAATgtggaggagaaagaagaagataaagaaaggAGGAGAGTATGAACTGGAGATCATCTCTATCAGGACGATGGCTCAGGAGACGTTAGGAAAGTGGGGAGGCGGTTTTGCCACGGTCACTTATGTGTTTCTGGGCTACACTTCCATGGTCGCATATTGCTCCAAGTCTGGCGAGATCCTTTTCCATCTTATAAATCTTCCAGCTTCGTTTGCGGGCTTCTTCTTCACCGCGCTTTTTGCCTTGCTCATATCAGTCGGTGGAACAACAGCCACCGATAAAGTGAACCAGTGGCTCACTGCGTCCATGATAG GTTTGTTGGTGGCGATTGAGGCGCTTGCGGTTGTGCTCGGTGGATGGTCGGGTTTTGGGGGAAATGGAGACTGGGAAAAAGTTCCGGCGACAATCCCAGTGATGATCTTTTCTCTGGTTTATCACGATGCAGCACCTG TAATCTGTGCTTATCTTGGAGGTGATCTTAAGCGTATAAGGAACTCCGTTTTGCTTGGTAGTACTATTCCGTTGCTTGCTTTGCTAATATGGGATACAATTGCACTTGCTCTCTTGAACGATGCAAATCGAGATTCTGATCCTCTCGATTTGCTGCTGAG TGTAAGATGGAGCGGGGTTCCGTTGATGGTGGAGGCCTTTTCGCTACTGGCCATTGGAACATCACTAGTTGGTACTCTTTTGGGATTCTCAGAGTTCTTCAAGGAGCAATTCACAAACTACGAGCTTCAGTCGCCTTCAGTACAGATATTGCAG GAACCAAAGGAGGTCTTTGGGGTGAGAAAATGGTGGGACAGAAAGAAAATTAGCTTTGCGTCAGTAGCGATGGTCGTTGCTCCATCTATTCTGGTGTCGACTACAATTCCAGATGCATTTTCAGCAGCCACAGATATTGCT GGAGGGTATTGTATGACAATGCTGTATGGCGTTCTTCCGCCTGCGATGGCTTGGGCTATGCATCATTCAGAAGAATGCGATGACACCGAAAAGGATGGATTATCGAGAGCAAAGCCTGCACTCGTTGGAGTCGGTCTTTTTGCTTGCGGAATCGTGATGGAGCAAGTTCTTCAGGACGTGTTAGCATTCATATACCAATAG
- the LOC104454211 gene encoding tyrosine-specific transport protein 2 isoform X2, protein MTAFGGPTPLDIWSSSGIFPPATTIQVQSLSLSLMATPVQFMPLSSCTVNSGEQAHSYTICLLPWLTPRRRRNAKSSGDAMALCHSSSSSHHFIRQRISRFHRAKKEDHDPPWPRAKPARAKQESEAVEVAEEGSEKKGTIAGAVALIVGTSIGSGILALPKKAAPAINAKMWRRKKKIKKGGEYELEIISIRTMAQETLGKWGGGFATVTYVFLGYTSMVAYCSKSGEILFHLINLPASFAGFFFTALFALLISVGGTTATDKVNQWLTASMIGLLVAIEALAVVLGGWSGFGGNGDWEKVPATIPVMIFSLVYHDAAPVICAYLGGDLKRIRNSVLLGSTIPLLALLIWDTIALALLNDANRDSDPLDLLLSVRWSGVPLMVEAFSLLAIGTSLVGTLLGFSEFFKEQFTNYELQSPSVQILQEPKEVFGVRKWWDRKKISFASVAMVVAPSILVSTTIPDAFSAATDIAGGYCMTMLYGVLPPAMAWAMHHSEECDDTEKDGLSRAKPALVGVGLFACGIVMEQVLQDVLAFIYQ, encoded by the exons ATGACGGCTTTCGGGGGTCCCACTCCCCTAGATATTTGGAGCTCCTCCGGCATATTTCCTCCGGCTACGACCATTCAagtccaatctctctctctctctctcatggccaCACCAGTACAATTCATGCCTCTCTCTTCGTGTACAGTCAATTCCGGCGAGCAAGCGCACTCGTACACTATCTGTCTTCTTCCATGGCTGACTCCTCGCCGTCGTCGGAACGCGAAATCGTCCGGTGACGCAATGGCTCTTTGCCATTCGTCTTCCTCTTCCCACCACTTCATAAGGCAGAGGATAAGTCGCTTCCACCGCGCGAAGAAGGAGGACCACGACCCGCCATGGCCGCGGGCGAAACCCGCTCGCGCGAAGCAGGAGAGCGAAGCCGTGGAGGTTGCGGAAGAAGGGTCGGAGAAGAAGGGAACGATCGCTGGTGCTGTTGCTCTGATAGTCGGTACTAGCATCGGCTCAGGAATACTCGCACTCCCTAAGAAGGCTGCCCCTGCT ATCAATGCGAAAATgtggaggagaaagaagaagataaagaaaggAGGAGAGTATGAACTGGAGATCATCTCTATCAGGACGATGGCTCAGGAGACGTTAGGAAAGTGGGGAGGCGGTTTTGCCACGGTCACTTATGTGTTTCTGGGCTACACTTCCATGGTCGCATATTGCTCCAAGTCTGGCGAGATCCTTTTCCATCTTATAAATCTTCCAGCTTCGTTTGCGGGCTTCTTCTTCACCGCGCTTTTTGCCTTGCTCATATCAGTCGGTGGAACAACAGCCACCGATAAAGTGAACCAGTGGCTCACTGCGTCCATGATAG GTTTGTTGGTGGCGATTGAGGCGCTTGCGGTTGTGCTCGGTGGATGGTCGGGTTTTGGGGGAAATGGAGACTGGGAAAAAGTTCCGGCGACAATCCCAGTGATGATCTTTTCTCTGGTTTATCACGATGCAGCACCTG TAATCTGTGCTTATCTTGGAGGTGATCTTAAGCGTATAAGGAACTCCGTTTTGCTTGGTAGTACTATTCCGTTGCTTGCTTTGCTAATATGGGATACAATTGCACTTGCTCTCTTGAACGATGCAAATCGAGATTCTGATCCTCTCGATTTGCTGCTGAG TGTAAGATGGAGCGGGGTTCCGTTGATGGTGGAGGCCTTTTCGCTACTGGCCATTGGAACATCACTAGTTGGTACTCTTTTGGGATTCTCAGAGTTCTTCAAGGAGCAATTCACAAACTACGAGCTTCAGTCGCCTTCAGTACAGATATTGCAG GAACCAAAGGAGGTCTTTGGGGTGAGAAAATGGTGGGACAGAAAGAAAATTAGCTTTGCGTCAGTAGCGATGGTCGTTGCTCCATCTATTCTGGTGTCGACTACAATTCCAGATGCATTTTCAGCAGCCACAGATATTGCT GGAGGGTATTGTATGACAATGCTGTATGGCGTTCTTCCGCCTGCGATGGCTTGGGCTATGCATCATTCAGAAGAATGCGATGACACCGAAAAGGATGGATTATCGAGAGCAAAGCCTGCACTCGTTGGAGTCGGTCTTTTTGCTTGCGGAATCGTGATGGAGCAAGTTCTTCAGGACGTGTTAGCATTCATATACCAATAG
- the LOC104454211 gene encoding tyrosine-specific transport protein 2 isoform X3: MWRRKKKIKKGGEYELEIISIRTMAQETLGKWGGGFATVTYVFLGYTSMVAYCSKSGEILFHLINLPASFAGFFFTALFALLISVGGTTATDKVNQWLTASMIGLLVAIEALAVVLGGWSGFGGNGDWEKVPATIPVMIFSLVYHDAAPVICAYLGGDLKRIRNSVLLGSTIPLLALLIWDTIALALLNDANRDSDPLDLLLSVRWSGVPLMVEAFSLLAIGTSLVGTLLGFSEFFKEQFTNYELQSPSVQILQEPKEVFGVRKWWDRKKISFASVAMVVAPSILVSTTIPDAFSAATDIAGGYCMTMLYGVLPPAMAWAMHHSEECDDTEKDGLSRAKPALVGVGLFACGIVMEQVLQDVLAFIYQ; encoded by the exons ATgtggaggagaaagaagaagataaagaaaggAGGAGAGTATGAACTGGAGATCATCTCTATCAGGACGATGGCTCAGGAGACGTTAGGAAAGTGGGGAGGCGGTTTTGCCACGGTCACTTATGTGTTTCTGGGCTACACTTCCATGGTCGCATATTGCTCCAAGTCTGGCGAGATCCTTTTCCATCTTATAAATCTTCCAGCTTCGTTTGCGGGCTTCTTCTTCACCGCGCTTTTTGCCTTGCTCATATCAGTCGGTGGAACAACAGCCACCGATAAAGTGAACCAGTGGCTCACTGCGTCCATGATAG GTTTGTTGGTGGCGATTGAGGCGCTTGCGGTTGTGCTCGGTGGATGGTCGGGTTTTGGGGGAAATGGAGACTGGGAAAAAGTTCCGGCGACAATCCCAGTGATGATCTTTTCTCTGGTTTATCACGATGCAGCACCTG TAATCTGTGCTTATCTTGGAGGTGATCTTAAGCGTATAAGGAACTCCGTTTTGCTTGGTAGTACTATTCCGTTGCTTGCTTTGCTAATATGGGATACAATTGCACTTGCTCTCTTGAACGATGCAAATCGAGATTCTGATCCTCTCGATTTGCTGCTGAG TGTAAGATGGAGCGGGGTTCCGTTGATGGTGGAGGCCTTTTCGCTACTGGCCATTGGAACATCACTAGTTGGTACTCTTTTGGGATTCTCAGAGTTCTTCAAGGAGCAATTCACAAACTACGAGCTTCAGTCGCCTTCAGTACAGATATTGCAG GAACCAAAGGAGGTCTTTGGGGTGAGAAAATGGTGGGACAGAAAGAAAATTAGCTTTGCGTCAGTAGCGATGGTCGTTGCTCCATCTATTCTGGTGTCGACTACAATTCCAGATGCATTTTCAGCAGCCACAGATATTGCT GGAGGGTATTGTATGACAATGCTGTATGGCGTTCTTCCGCCTGCGATGGCTTGGGCTATGCATCATTCAGAAGAATGCGATGACACCGAAAAGGATGGATTATCGAGAGCAAAGCCTGCACTCGTTGGAGTCGGTCTTTTTGCTTGCGGAATCGTGATGGAGCAAGTTCTTCAGGACGTGTTAGCATTCATATACCAATAG
- the LOC104454209 gene encoding chorismate synthase, chloroplastic → MASSVSAKPFLGSSAADSVSAFRSLPSDLSRPSLQFLIRTPASRKLQIKAAGSSFGTHFRVTTFGESHGGGVGCVVDGCPPRLPLLEADLQLDLDRRRPGQSRITTPRKETDTCRIYSGVSDGVTTGTPIMVLVPNTDQRGHDYSEMSKAYRPSHADATYDMKYGVRSVQGGGRSSARETIGRVAAGAIAKKILKEISGTEVLAYVSQVHNVELPQELVDHETLTLDQIESNIVRCPDPAYAEKMIAAIDAVRVRGDSVGGIVTCIVRNAPRGLGSPVFDKLEGLLAKAALSLPATKGFEFGSGFAGTYLTGSQHNDEFCVDENGRIRTRTNRSGGIQGGISNGEIINMRVAFKPTSTIGKKQHTVTREKQETDLIARGRHDPCVVPRAVPMVEAMAALVLVDQLMAHYAQCCLFPINPELQDPLSLSSARRGIEFAPSEEIANQL, encoded by the exons ATGGCGTCGTCTGTATCGGCCAAGCCGTTTCTTGGGTCGTCGGCTGCCGACTCCGTCTCCGCCTTCCGTTCTCTGCCCTCCGATCTCAGTAGGCCCTCCCTTCAGTTCTTGATCCGCACCCCGGCTTCCAGAAAACTCc AGATAAAGGCTGCTGGGAGCTCCTTTGGGACTCACTTCCGAGTTACCACATTTGGAGAATCTCATGGAGGTGGTGTAGGTTGTGTAGTTGATGGATGCCCTCCCCGGTTGCCCCTCTTAGAAGCTGACCTCCAATTAGATCTTGACAGAAG ACGACCGGGCCAGAGCCGCATCACTACCCCCAGAAAAGAGACGGATACATGCCGAATATATTCAGGAGTCTCTGATG GAGTGACCACAGGGACGCCAATCATGGTACTAGTTCCCAATACTGATCAGAGAGGCCAT GATTACAGTGAAATGTCAAAAGCTTATAGGCCTTCTCACGCAGATGCAACTTATGATATGAAGTATGGTGTGAGATCAGTTCAG GGTGGTGGAAGATCTTCAGCAAGAGAAACTATCGGAAGAGTTGCAGCTGGGGCAATTGCTAAAAAGATTCTTAAGGAAATTTCAGGAACTGAG GTGCTTGCTTATGTCTCTCAAGTCCATAATGTTGAACTTCCACAAGAATTAGTTGACCATGAAACTCTGACTCTTGATCAG ATTGAGAGTAACATCGTTAGGTGCCCAGATCCTGCATATGCTGAGAAGATGATTGCTGCAATTGATGCTGTTCGAGTGAGAGGGGATTCTGTTGGTGGCATTGTTACATGCATTGTTAGGAATGCTCCCCGT GGGCTGGGATCACCAGTTTTTGATAAACTTGAAGGTTTGCTGGCGAAGGCTGCTTTGTCTTTACCTGCAACCAAGGGCTTTGAATTTGGCAGTGGATTTGCAG GAACTTATTTGACTGGTAGCCAGCATAATGATGAATTCTGTGTGGATGAAAATGGAAGGATCAGGACAAGAACAAATCGCTCTGGTGGAATACAG GGTGGTATATCCAATGGTGAAATTATAAACATGAGAGTAGCTTTCAAGCCAACATCTACTATCGGA AAGAAGCAACACACAGTTACTAGGGAGAAACAAGAAACAGACCTGATTGCTCGTGGTCGCCATGATCCTTGTGTCGTCCCACGGG CGGTTCCAATGGTAGAAGCCATGGCTGCGCTAGTACTCGTCGACCAACTGATGGCGCACTATGCACAATGCTGTCTCTTTCCCATCAATCCTGAGCTGCAAGACCCTCTGTCCTTGTCGAGTGCTCGGAGAGGCATTGAATTTGCCCCTTCAGAGGAGATAGCAAACCAGTTGTGA